The window AAAAAAGGGGTATTGCATGAAAGggtaataaaataaaagaataaagagTTTAACACTTTTAAGCTGTCTGTACACTTTCATTTCACTACTTATTATATAAGATGCCAAAAAAGCATCACTACTCCATTCAACTCTATAGGTGCTTTTACTTAATTACATATAAACAATACATTCTGATTTTTATGAATTGTAATCCAAGTCatgcaaataattaattattaatacaTTTAATTACTTGAATCAACTCAAATGTTTTCATTATATATGTTTTAGGTAGTTGGCCatagtaataataaaaaataaatccaaggttaaaaataaatagtaaGATGTAGGGTCTAGAAGCAAAGAGAATGGGACTGCTTCTTTTATGACTAATGATGTTTCACTTTGTCACTATTGCAAAAAAGAAGGTCAAATTCCTCTTTAATCATACTTTATTCCATTCCTTTGCTTTGCTGCTCATAAACCTCAATCTTCTTTGTCTCTGTGTATCCATTCTTGTCCTTATTCCTTTCATACTATATAATTCCTCTCCATCCAATATTTGATTTAAGTCATTTAAATAGATTAGCTACCTCTccaatattttcatttttactTCAACTTTCATTACAAGGTCTTGTAAGACATATACCTATATATGCTCCAGAGATTTGAAGTGAAAACTAGTTGGTTTGGTTGGAGTATACAAAATTTGCACAAATGAAGTTCATGAAAATCGGAACACGGCCTGATACCTTTTATACAGAAGAAGCTACAAGGTTTGTTTGATCAACTATATATCATTAGTTAACATTATGTCGAGTTCGATTCCTAGCGTACACAGAGTGATTTTAGCTTCATAATGCAGGTCTGTAATATCAGATATGCCTACTGACCTTGTTATACGAATTAACAACATCAGTTACCTTCTCCATAAGGTATGacttgtattttattttatgtttgaaGAACAATCTGATGAAATTGTGCAGATTTATAAACTTAAATGCTTGTTGATTTTGTTAATTCTATTTAGCTGCAGTTTCCACTTATTCCGAGATGTGGCTTGTTACAAAGACTGTGTAAAGATTATGAAGATTCGGGGACTGTTACAATTGAGCTTCATGACATTCCTGGAGGAGATGAGGCATTTGAGCTATGTGCTAAGTATTGCTATGGAATTACAATCAATCTTAGTGCTCATAATTTTGTGCCTGCTATTTGTGCTGCCAAGTTTCTCCGAATGACTGAGTCCGTCGACAAGGGAAATTTCGTTCTCAAACTCGACGCCTTTTTCGATTCCTGCATCCTCGAAGGCTGGAAAGACTCGATAGTCGCGTTACAGACGACAATCAAATTGACCGAATGGTCAGAGAATCTTGGAATCATCAGAAGATGCATTGATTCAATTGTTGGAAAAATCCTTACTCCTCCTGCTAAGGTTAGTTCATAATGTCCTACTATTAAAGTATAAGTTTCCGAGAGTTTCAGTTTCCgaaatgttatctttttattatgTATAGGTCACATGGTCTTACACTTATACCAGACCGGGGTTTAACAAGTCTCAGCAGTCTGTTCCGCGGGATTGGTGGACCGAGGATATATCTGATCTCCATATTGATCTCTTTCGATGTGTGATCATAGCCATTCGATCAACGAACATTCTGCCACCGCAACTTATAGGCGAGGCCTTGCACGTCTACGCCTGTCGTTGGTTACCGGACACCACCAAGAGTCGAATTTGGGAGAGTACTTCAGCATCTCAAATTGAAGATGTTAAagagaagaacaagaaaattCTTGAAGCCATTGTAGGTATGATTCCAGCTGAAAAAGGGTCAGTTTCGGTGGGTTTCTTGCTTAGACTTCTTAGCATTGCAAACTATTTAGGAGCTTCTCATGTTACAAAGACAGAACTTATACGAAAATCGAGTCTGCAATTAGAGGAAGCATCAGTAACAGACTTAGTTTTTCCTTGTCATTCATCTGCATCTTCGGCAATGATTTACGATATTGATTTGATTCTACCAGTAATTGAAAGTTACTTGATGCTCTGGAGAAGGAAATCTCCTGAACCTATGGAAAACAGTCATTCAATAAGATCAATTAGAAAAATTGGAAAGCTTATAGATTTGTACCTTCAAGTAGTAGCAAAAGATAAGAATGTTCCTGTATCCAAAATAGTATCAGTTGCAGAAGCTTTGCCAGATTTTTCCAGGATAGATCATGATGATCTTTACAAGGCAATCAACATTTATCTCAAGGTATGAAAACTAAAACCAATGTTGCTTTCTGTTGAGAAATTCAGGCCTAACTCAAGTTTAGCAGCATTGCTTTCAGAGGCGGATGAGGTAGGGGACATGGAGTGCCCAAGCACTCCAGCCTCCGTGAACCATCCTTCTTAGGGGTGGTTTAGCCACTCCTGTGGTCCCTATGTTACATAGAAATTCTAAGCGAGGGTCTG is drawn from Euphorbia lathyris chromosome 9, ddEupLath1.1, whole genome shotgun sequence and contains these coding sequences:
- the LOC136205192 gene encoding BTB/POZ domain-containing protein At5g47800 isoform X1 — encoded protein: MKFMKIGTRPDTFYTEEATRSVISDMPTDLVIRINNISYLLHKLQFPLIPRCGLLQRLCKDYEDSGTVTIELHDIPGGDEAFELCAKYCYGITINLSAHNFVPAICAAKFLRMTESVDKGNFVLKLDAFFDSCILEGWKDSIVALQTTIKLTEWSENLGIIRRCIDSIVGKILTPPAKVTWSYTYTRPGFNKSQQSVPRDWWTEDISDLHIDLFRCVIIAIRSTNILPPQLIGEALHVYACRWLPDTTKSRIWESTSASQIEDVKEKNKKILEAIVGMIPAEKGSVSVGFLLRLLSIANYLGASHVTKTELIRKSSLQLEEASVTDLVFPCHSSASSAMIYDIDLILPVIESYLMLWRRKSPEPMENSHSIRSIRKIGKLIDLYLQVVAKDKNVPVSKIVSVAEALPDFSRIDHDDLYKAINIYLKEQPDLNKAEKKRLCRNLDCQKLSPEVRAHAVKNERLPLRTVVQVLFFEQEKEKEKGSKKVVSKGKRISQISAEEMSNKLQLGTEDEHQKMKRADKNSRSGDIEEVVESRRGKESTEEEGSSGSNKLNPKKIMQSRSRSEHGRDKGRDR
- the LOC136205192 gene encoding BTB/POZ domain-containing protein At5g47800 isoform X2 → MKFMKIGTRPDTFYTEEATRSVISDMPTDLVIRINNISYLLHKFPLIPRCGLLQRLCKDYEDSGTVTIELHDIPGGDEAFELCAKYCYGITINLSAHNFVPAICAAKFLRMTESVDKGNFVLKLDAFFDSCILEGWKDSIVALQTTIKLTEWSENLGIIRRCIDSIVGKILTPPAKVTWSYTYTRPGFNKSQQSVPRDWWTEDISDLHIDLFRCVIIAIRSTNILPPQLIGEALHVYACRWLPDTTKSRIWESTSASQIEDVKEKNKKILEAIVGMIPAEKGSVSVGFLLRLLSIANYLGASHVTKTELIRKSSLQLEEASVTDLVFPCHSSASSAMIYDIDLILPVIESYLMLWRRKSPEPMENSHSIRSIRKIGKLIDLYLQVVAKDKNVPVSKIVSVAEALPDFSRIDHDDLYKAINIYLKEQPDLNKAEKKRLCRNLDCQKLSPEVRAHAVKNERLPLRTVVQVLFFEQEKEKEKGSKKVVSKGKRISQISAEEMSNKLQLGTEDEHQKMKRADKNSRSGDIEEVVESRRGKESTEEEGSSGSNKLNPKKIMQSRSRSEHGRDKGRDR